A segment of the Myxococcus guangdongensis genome:
CGGACTTCGTCCTCCAGGGCACCCGGACCACGCCCACCCTCATCGAGGGCGTGACGGGCCTCCTCGACGTCATCGCGGGCGAGGACACCACCCGGGTCCTCAAGTCCGATGGAACGGTGTGGAGCTGGGGGAACAACGCCCTGGGAGAGCTGGGCATCGGCGTCAAGCAGTCCAGCGCCACGCCGCTCCAGGTGCCAGGGCTCACGGGCGTCCAGGCCGTCGCGGCGGGCCCCCACTCAGTCCTCGCGCTGCGCAGCGATGGGAGCGTCTGGGGCTGGGGCAGCAACCGTGATGGCCAGCTCGGCAACGGCGCGCTCACCCGCTTCACCACGCCCGCCCCCGTTCCAGACGCCCCCGTGGGCGCGCTCCAGGTGGCGGCGGGCAGTGCGCACGCCCTGGCGCTCCACCACGATGGAACGGTGTGGGGCTGGGGGCACAACCAGTACGGCCAACTGGGCGACGGGACCCTCGCGGCTCGCACCACACCCGCCCCGGTGCCGGGCCTCGCGGGCATGGCCGCCATCAGCGCGGCGGGCAGCACCTCGCTCGCGCTCGGCCATGACGGCGCGGTCTGGGCCTGGGGACGACACTCCGACACTCCGCGCCGCGTCGAGCCCCTGCCCTTCATCGTCGCCATCTCCGCGAGCGCCAGCCACGCCCTCGCGCTCGCCGACAATGGGACGGTGTGGGCCTGGGGTGACAATGAGGTGGGGCAGCTCGGCGACGGCACGACGCTCCCCAGTTGGACGCCCGTGCAGGTGCTGAACCTGGACGGCGTCGCGAAGGTGGTCGCGGCGAATCAGCTCTCGCTCGCCGTGCGCCATGACGGCACGGCGTGGGCCTGGGGGCTCAACGCCGACGGGCGGCTCGGCGACGGCACCTTCGAGGACCGCGCCGCCCCCGTCCAGGTACTGACGCTGACGGACGTCGTCGCCATCGCCGGGGGCGAGTACCACGTGATGGCGGTGAAGTCCGACGGCACCGGGTGGACCTGGGGCCTGGACTCCGCGGGCGCGGGGATGCGGAGCCTGCAGGATGGGGAGCCCCACGTGGTCCCCATGAGCGTCACCGGGCTGCGTGACGTCGTCTCCGGACCCTTCACCTCGCTGGCGCCAGGCCTCGACGGCCAGGTGTGGGCCGGCGGAAGGAACACGCGGGGACAACTGGGGGACGGCACCACCCGCGCCCGCTTCGAGCCCGTCCTCGTCCAGGGCGTCACCGCCGGCGCGACGTCACTCGCCGCCGGTGACGAGCACATGCTCGCCCTCCTGCCCGACGGAACCGTGTGGTCCTGGGGCAGCAACTCGGATGGGCAGCTCGGCCACGGCGCGCCGACCGACCAGCTCACCCCGGTGCTCACGCGGCTGCCTTGATGACGGAGGCAAGGGTCACCCAAGACCGCAGCCTTCTCGGATTTTCCTAATTAAATAAGGAGTCCGAGCCCTCGTCTGGACGCCGCTTCAATCACACACGAGGGTCGAATGTCACATCCGTCGTCATCACGGCTGCACAATGTATTGGGTCTCACGTTGGGACTCCTGCTGACCGTGGGCTGTGGTCAGCAGGAGTCGGGTATCGAGCGCGGAGTTGAAGACAGTCAGACAGCGGCGATTTCGCGCATCCGGCCACGGGTCAAGCTCGCCGCGAACGCGAACCACTCCCTGGCCATCCGCTCGAACGGGACGGTGTGGGCCTCGGGGAGGAACTTCGCGGGGGTGCTCGGCAGGGACGGCCTCAGCGGGAGCGCGACGCCCCTGGAGGTCCCCGGGCTGACGGGGGCCCTGTCCGTGGCGGCGGGCAGCACGTTCTCCATGGCGCTGCGTTCGGGCGGCACCGTGTGGACGTGGGGGGCAGGGCGTCTGGGGACAGCTGGGCTCGCCTGACGACCCCGCCGCGGGAGCCACCCGCGCGACGCCCGCGCAGGTGCCCGGCCTGGAAGGGGTCGTGGCCATCGCGGCGGGGAGCACGCATGCCCTCGCGCTGAAGGGCGACGGCACGACGGACTTCCTGGACGAGGCCATCCCGGTGCTGGGCATCACCAGCGGCGTGACGTCCCTCGCGGTGGGCGACAAGCACACGCTCGCCATCCATCCGGATGGGACGCTCTGGTCCTGGGGCAACAACTCCGACGGGCAGCTCGCCCGAGGGCAGGCCTTCGACACGCTCACGCCCGCGCCCTCCCTGCTGGACTGAGCCCTCCACTTCCGCCACTGGAGGGCAATGTGTTGCGACAGCTGGATTTCATGGAATAGCGTGCAAAAACCAGCAATCCCCTGCTGGCCTCCACAGCGCACGCCAGGAGTCCCCCATGCGAATCACCTCGTCTCTCTTCGCTGTCGTCGCGGCCCTCACGCTCTCCATCACCGGCTGCGGTGGCGGCGCGCCGGTCGAGCCCGAGCAGGCCCCCGCGTCGGAGACGGTCACCAGCGAGTCGCCCCGCTCCGAGGGCGAGGTCTCCGCGATGGCCATCTGCCCGCAGAAGTGGACCTGTAACCCCATGAGCAACTACTACGGCACGCTGGAGTCCTGCACCGCCGCGTGTGGCACCAACATCTGTTATCGCGACTTCGACTGCCGGGGCGCCTGCTTCTGTCCCTGAGGCCGTCTCGCACAACTGAAGCACGGGGCGGGAAACCCATCCGCCCCGTGTCTCACCGCGAGCCCTGTTGCATCCCCTCCGAAGCCGAGGGCACGGGCATCGGCGCCCCTTGGGGCCGCGTGTCCGGCGCGGTGGAGGCCCCGCCATTGGGGCGCAGCGCGTTCTGTCCCAGGCGCGAGAAGTTGATGGAGCTGCTCAGGAGGCGGTGCGGCGAGGGGTTCGAACCCGTCTGGCTTCAGCGCCGAGCCTTCGCGCGCGTGGGGATCCGCTCCCGCCGAAAAGATGTCATCGGATTGCGAAAACCCGCTTCGAGGTGCGACACGACGCGGGCCGCTCATGCCCGG
Coding sequences within it:
- a CDS encoding RCC1 domain-containing protein, with the protein product MSHPSSSRLHNVLGLTLGLLLTVGCGQQESGIERGVEDSQTAAISRIRPRVKLAANANHSLAIRSNGTVWASGRNFAGVLGRDGLSGSATPLEVPGLTGALSVAAGSTFSMALRSGGTVWTWGAGRLGTAGLA
- a CDS encoding RCC1 domain-containing protein, which translates into the protein MAIAAGSTHALALKGDGTTDFLDEAIPVLGITSGVTSLAVGDKHTLAIHPDGTLWSWGNNSDGQLARGQAFDTLTPAPSLLD
- a CDS encoding RCC1 domain-containing protein, with translation MTRIATSKWGTVLSLVAGLILGSGCGPSDARSQPEDLQSSAISRARPRARIALGDQHSLAIRADGTVWASGDNQSGQLGTGDLISTSTPVQVIGLTGVTAVDGGRNHSVALRSNGTVWTWGHNGQGQLGDGTTLPRTTPIQVPGLTGVASVAAGRDYTLVVKTDGTVWAWGNNTYGQLGDGSTTARRVPVQAQGLSGILAVSTSFSTSLALRSDGTLWSWGLNRTGQLGNGTYVHGAVPARIQGLSGVIAASAGSTSAFAVRSDGTLWGWGSDFVLQGTRTTPTLIEGVTGLLDVIAGEDTTRVLKSDGTVWSWGNNALGELGIGVKQSSATPLQVPGLTGVQAVAAGPHSVLALRSDGSVWGWGSNRDGQLGNGALTRFTTPAPVPDAPVGALQVAAGSAHALALHHDGTVWGWGHNQYGQLGDGTLAARTTPAPVPGLAGMAAISAAGSTSLALGHDGAVWAWGRHSDTPRRVEPLPFIVAISASASHALALADNGTVWAWGDNEVGQLGDGTTLPSWTPVQVLNLDGVAKVVAANQLSLAVRHDGTAWAWGLNADGRLGDGTFEDRAAPVQVLTLTDVVAIAGGEYHVMAVKSDGTGWTWGLDSAGAGMRSLQDGEPHVVPMSVTGLRDVVSGPFTSLAPGLDGQVWAGGRNTRGQLGDGTTRARFEPVLVQGVTAGATSLAAGDEHMLALLPDGTVWSWGSNSDGQLGHGAPTDQLTPVLTRLP